One window from the genome of Garra rufa chromosome 1, GarRuf1.0, whole genome shotgun sequence encodes:
- the samd1a gene encoding sterile alpha motif domain containing 1a translates to MSEPYREWILGSIDSLRSRKARPDLDRICRMVKRRHGSDWDRTRSELEKLIEEQTVLKVNYKGSVSYRNAAKVLRGRRKTEQSKCAVKQPSLADWSAGDSALGPVDEDHMEDMEDEMSTTAGMDSSMDEEGDESSLDAMCAQSTADSGISMSPITSSNTSQPLPSPTSSKNSPTHDALRQDTDSAYILPEHIQPAVQQDTGSVTLVQQPAAICLSALQVEEGPREEESSITSLPLLSDCAATPDEAVMSDGGPNAVPDPVEEGEMCTKSTTEEEVVNNGGENNGNDVIKKEIGQDPLLWSVADVASYFTSVGFPEQALAFRTQEIDGKSLLLMQRSDVLTGLSIRLGPALKIYENHVKVLQRSHFQDDSRLFS, encoded by the exons ATGTCCGAGCCGTACCGCGAATGGATCCTGGGCTCCATAGACTCACTGAGGTCGCGAAAAGCGCGACCGGACCTGGACAGAATTTGCAGAATGGTTAAAAGACGACACGGCTCGGACTGGGACCGAACCCGGTCAGAACTGGAAAAACTGATAGAGGAGCAAACGGTGCTGAAAGTCAACTATAAAGGCTCGGTTTCCTATCGCAACGCGGCGAAGGTGCTAAGAGGCAGGAGGAAAACCGAGCAGAGCAAGTGTGCGGTGAAACAGCCTTCTCTCGCGGACTGGAGCGCCGGCGACAGCGCTCTGGGTCCCGTGGATGAGGATCACATGGAGGACATGGAA GACGAGATGTCCACGACAGCAGGAATGGACAGCAGTATGGATGAGGAGGGAGATGAGAGCAGTCTGGACGCCATGTGTGCTCAAAGCACCGCTGACTCGGGCATCAGCATGAGTCCCATCACCAGCAGTAACACCAGTCAGCCTCTTCCCTCACCCACGTCCTCAAAGAACTCCCCTACCCATGATGCTCTGAGGCAGGACACCGACAGCGCTTACATCCTACCTGAGCACATACAGCCAGCAGTCCAGCAAGACACAG GATCTGTGACGCTCGTGCAGCAGCCAGCGGCCATCTGTCTCTCCGCTCTTCAAGTCGAGGAGGGGCCGAGAGAGGAGGAGAGCTCGATCACCTCTCTTCCACTGCTGTCAGACTGCGCAGCCACGCCG GACGAGGCAGTGATGTCAGACGGAGGGCCTAATGCTGTGCCTGATCCTGTTGAGGAGG GTGAAATGTGCACCAAGAGCACAACAGAAGAAGAAGTTGTTAACAATGGAGGGGAGAATAATGGAAA TGATGTGATAAAGAAAGAAATTGGGCAGGACCCTTTGCTTTGGAGCGTGGCCGATGTAGCCAGTTACTTTACGTCTGTGGGATTCCCTGAGCAGGCACTGGCTTTTAGGACACAG GAAATAGATGGGAAGTCCTTACTGCTGATGCAGCGCAGCGACGTGTTGACCGGTCTGTCGATCAGACTCGGCCCTGCACTTAAAATCTATGAGAATCATGTGAAGGTACTGCAGAGAAGCCACTTTCAGGACGACAGCCGTCTCTTCTCATAG